A window of the Microplitis mediator isolate UGA2020A chromosome 5, iyMicMedi2.1, whole genome shotgun sequence genome harbors these coding sequences:
- the LOC130667323 gene encoding uncharacterized protein LOC130667323 yields the protein MSQQIPDFNLTRFWEIEELSNPKDLSPEERLCENHYLSHTTRDSSGRYVVRLPFNSNQSKLGDSYTSASRRFHSLEKRLIRDKTMSADYIAFLDEYIDLKHMSIADSACDSAQGFYLPHHAVIKQDSITTKTRVVFDGSAKTSSGISLNDTLMVGPKLQDDLFIILTRYRSYIFVLTADIEKMYRQILVHPEDRKYQKILFRSDPSEPVKTYTLNTVTYGTACASLLATRSLHQLADDEGKSHPRASIILKRDFYVDDLLTGADTRHEAEIIRDELNSIIKKGGLNLRKWASNDPTFILDCDAHPSITNMSLNPDTTIKTLGTHWNAKEDAIFYSVSKIKATSVTKRSILSEIAQLFEPLGLLGPVILHAKIIMQSLWKAGVNWDESVPHEIHTAWTSYREQLPLIEALRFNRCITIAGSTDVQLHGFSDASEKAYGTCLYLRSTDKNGAVHVRLICSKSRVAPVSSISLPRLELCGALLLARLLRVVKQALLININECYLWSDSTITLHWLNTAPHRLKTFVANRVAEAQRLTPSCHWRHVASLDNPADLVSRGQTPSEFVLGSLWSMGPSWLIGDQESWPKTNLSAIDTPELKPIKLVGLTCFKLELRGHSLIERYESIDKTVRIIAYVLRFFNNLKREKSLRIFNQLESSEMSAALEAIIKMVQSSAFSKEINHLKNGSLISDNSRLIPLNPFLDSTGILRVGGRLAHSELPEGQRHPILLPSNHHITRVIIRAEHVKLLHAGAQSTLYSVRQTYWPLDGRNVTRKIIHQCVTCFRVKPRVADHPMGELPSYRVSTARPFLRVGVDYCGPLYIKEKRHRNRQRLKVYVVVFVCMVTKAVHLEIASDLTSETFIAALKRLFSRRGKSTDIFSDNGTNFVGANRELEEAYNLVQSTEYKNSIQKYAQKKKIKWHFIPPRAPHFGGLWEAAVKSFKHHLARTVGDTLLIYDQLETCMIETEAILNSRPISPMSSDPNDPLPLTPGHFLIGGPLTSFPEEDWTDTNSNRLSAWQHAQQIKQHFWKRWYKEYLHQLINRPGQSKGHNNLQAGTLVLIAEDNLPPLQWLLGRISAKSLKVIGQKSPCSLVLRYTYTM from the coding sequence ATGAGTCAGCAAATCCCTGACTTCAATCTTACTCGGTTTTGGGAAATAGAGGAATTATCTAATCCTAAAGATTTGTCCCCTGAAGAAAGGTTGTGtgaaaatcattatttatctCACACTACAAGGGACTCATCTGGCCGATATGTAGTTCGATTGCCTTTTAATAGCAATCAATCAAAGCTAGGTGATTCTTATACCTCAGCTTCTCGCCGTTTCCACTCGCTGGAGAAACGGCTTATTCGAGACAAAACAATGTCCGCTGATTATATTGCATTTTTGGATGAATACATCGATTTAAAGCATATGTCTATCGCAGATAGCGCATGCGATTCAGCGCAGGGATTCTATCTCCCGCATCATGCTGTTATAAAGCAAGATAGTATTACCACGAAAACTCGAGTGGTTTTTGACGGTTCCGCCAAAACCTCAAGCGGAATTTCCCTGAACGATACCCTGATGGTGGGTCCAAAACTACAAGAtgacttatttattattcttactCGCTATCGCTCATATATTTTCGTCCTCACAGCCGATATCGAAAAAATGTATCGTCAAATTTTAGTGCATCCAGAGGACAGAAAGTAccagaaaatattatttcgcaGCGATCCTTCTGAACCCGTGAAAACGTACACACTTAACACCGTCACATACGGTACTGCATGTGCCTCTCTTTTAGCGACTCGATCATTACATCAGCTCGCCGATGATGAGGGTAAGTCACATCCTCGTGCCTCCATTATACTTAAAAGAGATTTTTACGTTGACGATCTGCTTACTGGTGCAGATACGCGTCATGAGGCTGAGATTATTCGCGATGAATTAaatagcataataaaaaaggGTGGCCTCAACTTGAGGAAATGGGCTTCTAATGACCCTACTTTTATACTTGATTGTGATGCCCATCCCAGCATCACAAACATGTCGCTTAATCCAGATACCACAATCAAAACATTGGGTACTCATTGGAATGCTAAGGAAGATGCTATATTCTACAGTGTAAGTAAGATCAAAGCTACATCAGTCACTAAGCGCAGCATCCTATCGGAAATAGCGCAATTGTTTGAACCCCTCGGTCTATTGGGTCCGGTTATCCTGCatgctaaaataataatgcaatCATTGTGGAAAGCCGGTGTCAATTGGGACGAATCCGTCCCCCATGAAATTCATACCGCTTGGACATCTTATCGAGAGCAACTTCCCCTAATCGAAGCTTTGCGGTTCAACCGATGCATTACCATAGCCGGCTCCACTGATGTACAGTTACACGGCTTCAGTGACGCTAGCGAGAAGGCATATGGTACTTGTCTATATTTGCGCTCTACTGACAAAAATGGCGCGGTTCACGTTCGACTGATATGCTCCAAATCTCGAGTTGCTCCTGTTAGTTCAATCTCGTTGCCTCGCCTGGAGCTTTGCGGCGCTCTTCTTCTTGCACGGCTCTTAAGGGTAGTCAAGCAAgccttattaattaatataaacgaGTGTTATTTGTGGTCAGACTCGACTATAACACTACATTGGCTTAATACTGCCCCACATCgtttaaaaacttttgtcGCTAATCGCGTTGCCGAGGCGCAGCGATTAACTCCATCTTGTCATTGGAGGCATGTGGCTTCCCTAGATAACCCTGCAGATCTTGTATCTCGAGGCCAAACCCCTTCCGAGTTTGTCCTAGGGTCCTTATGGTCAATGGGACCGTCCTGGTTGATTGGTGATCAAGAGTCATGGCCCAAAACTAATTTATCGGCCATTGACACTCCAGAATTAAAACCAATCAAGCTTGTAGGTCTGACTTGCTTTAAATTAGAATTACGGGGGCACTCACTGATTGAGCGTTACGAGTCTATCGATAAAACGGTTCGGATCATTGCATATGTTTTACGgttctttaataatttaaaacgcGAAAAATCTTTACGAATATTTAATCAGCTAGAGTCATCTGAAATGTCAGCAGCGCTGGaggcaataattaaaatggtTCAATCATCAGCCTTTTCAAaagaaattaatcatttaaaaaacggGAGTCTTATTTCAGATAATAGTCGTTTAATACCCCTAAATCCTTTTCTTGATTCTACGGGGATTCTTCGAGTCGGTGGCCGACTTGCTCATTCGGAATTACCGGAGGGTCAACGCCATCCCATATTACTACCCTCAAATCATCACATCACGCGAGTTATCATAAGAGCCGAGCATGTAAAGTTACTCCATGCCGGCGCTCAAAGTACGTTATACTCCGTTCGACAAACTTATTGGCCGTTAGATGGCCGCAATGTCACGCGAAAAATTATACATCAGTGCGTAACTTGCTTTCGGGTCAAGCCTCGCGTAGCTGATCACCCGATGGGCGAATTACCTTCATATCGCGTATCTACAGCGCGTCCTTTCCTTCGCGTAGGCGTCGATTATTGCGGGCCGTTATACATCAAAGAAAAACGTCATCGCAATCGACAAAGACTAAAGGTTTACGTGGTGGTATTCGTCTGTATGGTTACAAAGGCGGTGCACCTCGAAATCGCGAGTGATCTCACAAGTGAGACCTTTATCGCGGCTCTAAAACGCCTGTTCTCTAGACGTGGAAAGTCTACCGACATTTTTTCGGATAACGGTACTAACTTTGTAGGTGCCAATCGTGAGCTGGAGGAAGCTTATAATCTCGTGCAATCCACAGAATATAAAAACTCCATACAGAAATATgctcaaaagaaaaaaataaagtggcATTTTATCCCTCCCAGAGCCCCTCATTTTGGAGGACTTTGGGAGGCTGCCGTTAAATCCTTTAAGCACCATTTAGCACGCACCGTGGGTGACACAttactcatatatgatcaacTTGAAACATGTATGATAGAAACCGAGGCAATTTTGAATTCTCGCCCTATATCTCCCATGTCCTCGGATCCCAACGATCCTCTTCCTTTAACTCCCGGTCATTTTCTTATCGGTGGTCCTCTGACGAGCTTCCCAGAAGAAGATTGGACTGACACAAATTCGAATCGTCTGTCCGCATGGCAACATGCGCAACAAATCAAGCAGCACTTCTGGAAACGGTGGTATAAGGAATACCTCCATCAGCTCATTAATCGCCCAGGACAGTCAAAGGGGCACAATAACCTGCAGGCTGGCACCCTAGTGCTAATTGCCGAAGACAATCTACCTCCTCTGCAGTGGCTTCTCGGGCGCATTAGCGCgaag